The following are encoded together in the Halomonas halophila genome:
- the rraA gene encoding ribonuclease E activity regulator RraA, translated as MPAIVTPDLCDAYPEVAVLEPMFVNFGGHEAFFGPVRTVKCFEDNSLVRQTVNEPGDGAVLVVDAGGSTRCAMLGDRLAEQAAGNGWAGVVMYGCVRDVDELAETELGIQALAAHPRKSEKHGEGQRDIPVSFGGATIEPGQWLYADNNGILIADDRLVLD; from the coding sequence ATGCCTGCCATCGTCACCCCCGATCTGTGCGACGCCTATCCCGAAGTGGCCGTGCTCGAGCCGATGTTCGTCAACTTCGGCGGCCATGAGGCCTTCTTCGGCCCGGTGCGCACCGTCAAGTGCTTCGAGGACAACTCGCTGGTGCGACAGACCGTCAACGAGCCCGGCGACGGCGCCGTGCTGGTGGTCGACGCCGGCGGTTCCACCCGCTGCGCCATGCTCGGCGACCGTCTCGCCGAACAGGCCGCCGGCAACGGCTGGGCGGGCGTGGTGATGTACGGCTGCGTGCGCGACGTGGACGAGCTGGCCGAGACCGAGCTCGGCATCCAGGCCCTGGCCGCCCATCCGCGCAAGAGCGAGAAGCACGGCGAGGGCCAGCGGGACATTCCGGTCAGCTTCGGCGGTGCGACCATCGAGCCGGGCCAGTGGCTCTACGCCGACAACAACGGCATCCTGATCGCCGACGACCGCCTCGTGCTGGACTGA
- a CDS encoding Lon protease family protein yields MVEPLEVEAVFRRCPSEHFDFALTSELAPLDMIEGQPRARDALTLGTAVRHDGFNLYVLGPPDHGLQGLVTRFLERQAASAPPPPDLCYRYNFDDPSVPLLLRLPPGLGRQLRGDIERLIEELSAAIPAVFESDEYQNRLHELEQAMGERQRDAVEAVRREAREHDILLLSTPSGFTFAPADAEGEMLSPDAYQQLDQAERERIERTVEILQTKLAQAIRQLPRLAKTLREQVGALNEEMLRDAIDAPLEELEARYDAQEAVLAHFTAIREALLFHVESFREDDPEIPPEAVFSRFRLNLLVDSADASGAPVIHLDLPSHQHLVGRIEHQVQNGTLLTDFMLIRPGALHHANGGYLVLDVRGLLSQPGAWETLKRVLSTGRIRTESLEQAYGLISTLSLEPEPVPLDVKVVLLGDRLLYYLLCEHDPDFLELFKVQADMDDTLDRTPAGLEDYARMVARLATEADLRPLTAEGVAAVIERAGRLADDQQRLTARHRDLHDLLVEADHWAEAAGEAAIDRAAVERTVAEQRRRADRIRERSHEQILRGTLMIATDGRRIGQVNGLTVMRLTDHGFGQPIRITATARPGHGQVVDIEREAKLGGPIHAKAVMILSRWLAGRYAPDAPMSLSASLAFEQSYGGVEGDSASVAEACALVSAIARVPLDQRFAVTGSINQYGEVQAVGGVNEKIEGFFAVCRARGELEGRAVILPEANVEHLMLDAEVREAVADGRFRLYAIRRVEEALALLTAGEPDLDLEARVAERLASFRQAVRHRDDDGGRQDEDKGDE; encoded by the coding sequence ATGGTGGAACCCCTCGAGGTGGAGGCGGTGTTCCGGCGCTGCCCGAGCGAGCACTTCGACTTCGCTCTGACCAGCGAGCTGGCGCCGCTGGACATGATCGAAGGCCAGCCCCGGGCGCGGGACGCCCTGACGCTGGGCACGGCGGTTCGCCATGACGGCTTCAACCTCTACGTGCTGGGGCCTCCCGACCACGGCCTGCAAGGCCTGGTGACCCGCTTTCTGGAGCGGCAGGCGGCATCGGCGCCGCCGCCGCCCGATCTCTGCTATCGCTACAATTTCGACGATCCCAGCGTGCCGCTGCTGTTGCGCCTGCCGCCGGGGCTCGGGCGCCAGCTGCGCGGCGATATCGAGCGGCTGATCGAGGAGCTCTCCGCCGCCATTCCCGCGGTGTTCGAGAGCGACGAATACCAGAATCGACTCCACGAGCTCGAGCAGGCCATGGGCGAGCGGCAGCGCGATGCGGTGGAGGCGGTGCGCCGCGAGGCCCGCGAGCACGACATCCTGCTGCTGTCCACGCCCAGCGGCTTCACCTTCGCGCCGGCCGATGCCGAGGGCGAGATGCTCTCGCCCGACGCCTACCAGCAGCTCGATCAGGCCGAGCGCGAGCGCATCGAGCGCACCGTCGAGATCTTGCAGACCAAGCTCGCCCAGGCCATCCGCCAGCTGCCCCGGCTGGCCAAGACCCTGCGCGAGCAGGTCGGCGCGCTCAACGAGGAGATGCTCCGGGACGCCATCGATGCGCCGCTGGAGGAGCTCGAGGCCCGCTACGACGCGCAGGAGGCCGTACTGGCGCATTTCACCGCGATACGCGAGGCGCTGCTGTTCCACGTCGAGAGCTTCCGCGAGGACGATCCCGAGATCCCGCCGGAGGCGGTGTTCAGCCGCTTCCGGCTCAACCTGCTGGTCGACAGCGCCGACGCCAGCGGGGCGCCGGTGATCCATCTGGATCTGCCCAGCCACCAGCATCTGGTGGGCCGGATCGAGCATCAGGTGCAGAACGGCACCCTGCTGACCGACTTCATGCTGATTCGCCCCGGCGCGCTGCACCATGCCAACGGCGGCTATCTGGTGCTCGACGTGCGCGGCCTGCTCAGCCAGCCCGGGGCCTGGGAGACCCTCAAGCGGGTACTGTCGACCGGGCGCATCCGCACCGAGTCCCTCGAGCAGGCCTACGGGCTGATCAGCACCCTGTCCCTGGAGCCGGAACCGGTGCCGCTGGACGTCAAGGTGGTGCTGCTCGGCGACCGGCTGCTCTATTACCTGCTTTGCGAGCACGACCCCGACTTCCTGGAGCTGTTCAAGGTTCAGGCCGACATGGACGACACGCTGGATCGCACGCCCGCCGGGCTCGAGGACTATGCGCGCATGGTGGCGAGGCTGGCGACCGAGGCCGATCTCCGGCCGCTGACCGCCGAGGGGGTGGCGGCGGTGATCGAGCGGGCCGGTCGCCTGGCCGACGACCAGCAGCGGCTCACCGCGCGCCATCGCGACCTGCACGATCTGCTGGTGGAGGCCGATCACTGGGCGGAGGCCGCCGGCGAGGCGGCGATCGATCGGGCCGCCGTGGAACGCACCGTGGCCGAGCAGCGCCGTCGCGCCGACCGGATTCGCGAGCGCAGTCACGAGCAGATCTTGCGCGGCACCCTGATGATCGCCACCGACGGCCGGCGGATCGGCCAGGTCAACGGCCTGACCGTGATGCGCCTGACCGACCATGGCTTCGGCCAGCCGATCCGCATCACCGCCACCGCGCGTCCGGGCCACGGCCAGGTGGTCGACATCGAGCGCGAGGCCAAGCTCGGCGGTCCGATCCACGCCAAGGCGGTGATGATCCTGTCGCGCTGGCTGGCCGGCCGCTATGCCCCGGACGCGCCGATGTCGCTGTCGGCCAGTCTGGCCTTCGAGCAGTCCTACGGCGGCGTCGAGGGTGACAGCGCCTCGGTGGCCGAGGCCTGTGCGCTGGTGTCCGCCATTGCCCGGGTGCCGCTGGACCAGCGCTTCGCCGTGACCGGCTCGATCAACCAGTACGGCGAGGTGCAGGCGGTGGGCGGCGTCAACGAGAAGATCGAGGGCTTCTTCGCCGTGTGCCGGGCGCGGGGCGAGCTCGAGGGGCGGGCGGTGATCCTGCCCGAGGCCAACGTCGAGCACCTGATGCTCGACGCCGAGGTGCGCGAGGCCGTGGCCGATGGCCGCTTTCGGCTCTATGCGATTCGTCGGGTGGAGGAGGCGCTGGCGCTGCTGACCGCCGGCGAGCCGGACCTCGATCTGGAGGCGCGGGTCGCCGAGCGGCTGGCGAGCTTCCGCCAGGCGGTGCGTCATCGCGATGACGACGGCGGCCGGCAAGATGAGGACAAGGGCGATGAGTGA
- a CDS encoding DUF1289 domain-containing protein has translation MAGRVASPCVGLCSTTVGDRVCRGCQRIDDEIRDWPALGGDEREQRMAELDALRVDVAGRHLSVVDADALEAQLVRHRIRFRAEQPPLSRAVELLRVGRDRIRDLSRYGLAPLEPLDATTLHARLAADLMAAAEARREARASHS, from the coding sequence ATGGCGGGGCGTGTTGCTTCCCCCTGTGTGGGCCTGTGTTCGACGACGGTGGGCGATCGCGTCTGCCGCGGCTGTCAACGCATCGACGACGAGATTCGCGACTGGCCGGCCCTGGGCGGCGACGAGCGGGAGCAGCGCATGGCCGAGCTGGATGCCCTGCGCGTCGACGTGGCCGGGCGTCATCTGAGCGTGGTCGATGCCGACGCCCTGGAAGCCCAGCTGGTGCGCCACCGGATTCGCTTTCGCGCGGAGCAACCGCCGCTGTCCCGGGCGGTGGAGCTGCTGCGCGTCGGACGCGACCGTATCCGCGACCTGTCGCGTTACGGCCTGGCGCCGCTCGAGCCGCTCGATGCCACGACCCTGCACGCCCGTCTCGCCGCCGATCTGATGGCCGCCGCCGAGGCGCGCCGCGAGGCCAGAGCCTCGCACTCCTGA
- a CDS encoding glycerophosphodiester phosphodiesterase family protein produces the protein MLTTPRLSGDVLRSLKHHLRPLIAFHAFFTLLASSLLLPAAGWGLARMLGRLDRPLITLEALFAVLGTPGGMAWLLATLAVTFLILYLQQAGMTLVAVRPRDNHLRLAAEALWQSLRRLPALSGLALLQVGTQLLLILPVAGIVVTLHGRLLGDLDPYYVQQVRPPVLWAFLATIGPVVLGWAALAATLYTRWHLALPALILEGVGPLRALKRSARLTHGWRTGIAASILVLLAAILLLPLGVGALFNALFTPLLGHLPERREILLPAMLGYVTAYGLVTLAAVFVGIAANALLGSCLYLRLAHREPRPPAPAAAHPGRLAWGVELGVLAFAIAQAWWVVQGTTIREEVDNIAHRGSSMAAPENTLPAIERAIHDGADLIEVDARLTAEAEVVLYHDATLSRLAGDDRRIADLDRGVLDNVDVGGWFGDPFVGTRIPGLKETLERVRGRAGLVIELKPDPGRRQRLVSRVVAILEAEARARRDCRNRAPDGVRRAACGEPDLSSRIWLAAQSYELLDEVARQAPAMHRILLAQLTLRGALPRRGYDALALRHNRIDDREVRLAHRHGYALMAWTVNDPARMSRLIDLGVDGIITDHPAALRRLLTERRSLGDGALLLLKLRHWLRD, from the coding sequence ATGCTGACCACGCCTCGCCTGAGCGGCGATGTGCTGCGCAGCCTCAAGCACCATCTGCGTCCGCTGATCGCCTTTCACGCCTTCTTCACCCTGCTCGCCTCCAGCCTGCTGCTGCCGGCGGCGGGCTGGGGCCTGGCCCGGATGCTGGGGCGCCTCGACCGCCCGCTGATCACCCTCGAGGCCCTGTTCGCGGTGCTGGGGACACCGGGCGGTATGGCCTGGCTGCTGGCCACGCTGGCCGTCACCTTCCTGATCCTCTACCTGCAGCAGGCCGGCATGACGCTGGTCGCGGTGCGTCCCCGTGACAACCATCTTCGCCTGGCCGCCGAGGCGCTATGGCAGAGCCTGCGACGGCTGCCTGCGCTGTCCGGCCTGGCCCTGCTCCAGGTCGGCACGCAGCTGCTGCTGATACTGCCCGTGGCCGGCATCGTGGTGACGCTCCACGGCCGCCTGCTTGGCGACCTTGATCCCTATTATGTCCAGCAGGTGCGCCCCCCGGTACTGTGGGCCTTCCTCGCCACGATCGGCCCGGTGGTGCTGGGCTGGGCCGCCCTGGCCGCCACCCTCTACACCCGCTGGCATCTGGCCCTGCCGGCGCTGATCCTGGAAGGCGTCGGCCCGCTTCGCGCCCTGAAGCGCAGCGCCCGGCTGACCCACGGCTGGCGCACCGGCATCGCGGCATCGATCCTGGTGCTGCTGGCGGCGATCCTGCTACTGCCCCTTGGGGTCGGGGCCCTCTTCAACGCCCTCTTCACCCCGCTGCTGGGCCATCTCCCCGAGCGTCGCGAGATACTGCTACCCGCCATGCTCGGCTATGTCACCGCCTACGGCCTGGTGACCCTGGCCGCGGTCTTCGTCGGCATCGCCGCCAACGCCTTGCTGGGAAGCTGCCTCTACCTGCGCCTGGCGCACCGCGAGCCTCGTCCGCCGGCGCCGGCAGCCGCACACCCCGGGCGCCTGGCCTGGGGCGTGGAGCTCGGCGTTCTCGCCTTCGCCATCGCCCAGGCCTGGTGGGTCGTCCAGGGCACCACGATCCGCGAGGAGGTCGACAACATCGCCCACCGCGGCAGCTCGATGGCAGCCCCGGAGAACACCCTGCCGGCCATCGAGCGGGCCATCCATGACGGGGCCGACCTGATCGAGGTCGATGCCCGGCTCACCGCCGAGGCCGAGGTGGTGCTCTACCACGACGCCACCCTGTCCCGCCTGGCCGGCGACGATCGCCGCATCGCCGACCTCGATCGCGGCGTGCTCGACAACGTGGACGTGGGCGGGTGGTTCGGCGACCCCTTCGTGGGCACGCGGATTCCCGGCCTGAAGGAGACCCTGGAGAGGGTCAGGGGGCGTGCGGGGCTGGTGATAGAGCTCAAGCCGGACCCGGGCCGCCGCCAGCGGCTCGTGAGCCGGGTAGTGGCGATACTGGAGGCCGAGGCACGGGCACGGCGAGACTGCCGGAACCGCGCGCCGGACGGTGTCCGCCGCGCGGCCTGCGGCGAGCCCGACCTGAGCTCGAGAATATGGCTGGCCGCCCAGTCCTATGAGCTGCTCGACGAGGTCGCCCGCCAGGCGCCCGCGATGCACCGCATCCTGCTGGCCCAGCTGACGCTAAGGGGCGCCCTTCCCCGGCGCGGCTACGATGCCCTGGCGCTGCGTCACAACCGCATCGACGACCGCGAGGTGAGGCTCGCTCACCGTCACGGCTACGCCCTGATGGCCTGGACCGTCAACGACCCGGCCCGCATGTCCCGACTGATCGACCTCGGCGTGGATGGCATCATCACCGATCACCCGGCCGCGCTGCGCCGGCTGCTCACCGAGCGCCGTTCGCTGGGCGACGGCGCCCTGCTGCTGCTGAAACTGCGTCACTGGCTGCGTGATTAG
- the miaE gene encoding tRNA-(ms[2]io[6]A)-hydroxylase: protein MTAIADAPSPVDLLPEGLLAFLHCPTPDAWIDWALDNPELLLIDHAQCEKKAASTAMSLLYRYVDHPLLLTKMCQLAREELLHFEQVVKLMEERGIVYRHLSASRYAEGLRRHVRTEDPERLIDILIVGALIEARSCERFARLIPHLDDELAKFYRSLVKSEGRHYEDYLMLARRAAPEAIDDRIAFLAAREAELITMPDTAFRFHSGVPA, encoded by the coding sequence ATGACCGCCATTGCCGACGCTCCATCCCCCGTTGACCTGTTGCCCGAGGGGCTGCTCGCCTTTCTTCACTGCCCGACCCCCGATGCCTGGATCGACTGGGCCCTCGACAACCCCGAGCTGCTGCTGATCGACCACGCCCAGTGCGAGAAGAAGGCCGCCTCCACGGCCATGAGCCTGCTCTACCGCTACGTGGATCACCCGCTGCTGCTGACCAAGATGTGCCAGCTGGCCCGCGAGGAGCTGCTGCACTTCGAGCAGGTGGTCAAGCTGATGGAGGAACGTGGCATCGTCTATCGTCACCTGTCGGCCTCGCGCTATGCCGAGGGGCTGCGGCGCCATGTGCGCACTGAAGATCCCGAGCGGCTGATCGATATCCTGATCGTGGGCGCGCTGATCGAGGCCCGCAGCTGCGAGCGCTTCGCCCGTTTGATTCCTCACCTTGACGATGAGCTTGCCAAGTTCTATCGCAGTCTGGTTAAGTCGGAAGGGCGTCACTATGAGGATTACCTGATGCTGGCCCGCCGGGCCGCCCCGGAGGCCATCGACGATCGCATCGCCTTCCTCGCCGCGCGAGAAGCCGAGCTGATCACCATGCCGGATACGGCATTTCGTTTTCACAGCGGTGTTCCCGCCTGA
- the acnB gene encoding bifunctional aconitate hydratase 2/2-methylisocitrate dehydratase, giving the protein MLEAYRQHVEERAQAGVPPKPLNAEQTAALVELLKNPPAGEEEAILDLLTNRVPPGVDEAAYVKAGFLTAIAKGEAESPLIDRIHAVKLLGTMQGGYNIASLVELLDDDSLAKEVGEQLKHTLLMFDAFHDVEERAKAGNAVAKEIIESWAEAEWFLAKPKLADKITLTVFKVPGETNTDDLSPAPDAWSRPDIPLHANAMLKNPRDGIEPVEPGVTGPLKQIEEVKAKGHQVVYVGDVVGTGSSRKSATNSVLWFFGDDIPNVPNKRAGGFCFGGKIAPIFFNTMEDSGALPVEMDVENLEMGDVIDVYPYEGKVCKHGTDEVLTTFELKTQLLLDEARAGGRIPLIIGRGLTAKARESLGLAPSDVFRLSEQPADTGKGFTLAQKMVGKACGMEGVRPGMYCEPKMTTVGSQDTTGPMTRDELKDLACLGFQADLVMQSFCHTSAYPKPVDVETHHTLPDFIMNRGGVSLRPGDGIIHSWLNRMLLPDTVGTGGDSHTRFPMGISFPAGSGLVAFAAATGVMPLDMPESVLVRFKGQRQPGVTLRDLVHAIPYYAIQQGLLTVEKSGKKNAFSGRVLEIEGLEDLTVEQAFELSDASAERSAAGCTITLSEDSVSEYLKSNITLLKWMIANGYGDARTIERRIKGMEEWLENPSLMRADKDAEYAEVIEIDLDQLDQPVLCAPNDPDDARLLSDVAGQSIDEVFIGSCMTNIGHFRAAGKLLEKQPAGSLKTKLWLAPPTKMDQHQLTEEGYYGIYGRAGARMEMPGCSLCMGNQARVAAKSTVVSTSTRNFPNRLGDGADVFLASAELAAVAAVEGRLPSVSEYRRYMSEFDAMAGEIYRYMNFHEIEEFQKAASNVIPVSQEA; this is encoded by the coding sequence GTGCTTGAAGCCTATCGCCAACATGTCGAGGAGCGCGCCCAGGCGGGCGTTCCGCCGAAGCCGCTGAACGCCGAGCAGACGGCTGCCCTGGTCGAACTGCTGAAGAATCCGCCCGCCGGCGAGGAAGAGGCCATCCTCGACCTGCTGACCAACCGCGTGCCGCCGGGCGTCGACGAGGCCGCCTACGTCAAGGCCGGCTTCCTGACCGCCATCGCCAAGGGCGAGGCCGAGTCCCCGCTGATCGACCGGATCCACGCCGTCAAGCTGCTGGGCACCATGCAGGGCGGCTACAACATCGCCTCGCTGGTCGAGCTGCTGGACGACGACTCGCTGGCCAAGGAAGTGGGCGAGCAGCTCAAGCACACCCTGCTGATGTTCGACGCCTTCCACGACGTGGAAGAGCGCGCCAAGGCCGGTAACGCCGTGGCCAAGGAGATCATCGAGTCCTGGGCCGAGGCCGAGTGGTTCCTCGCAAAGCCCAAGCTGGCCGACAAGATCACCCTGACCGTGTTCAAGGTGCCCGGCGAGACCAACACCGACGACCTCTCCCCGGCCCCGGATGCCTGGTCGCGGCCGGACATCCCGCTGCATGCCAACGCCATGCTCAAGAACCCGCGCGACGGCATCGAGCCGGTCGAGCCCGGCGTCACCGGTCCGCTCAAGCAGATCGAGGAAGTGAAGGCCAAGGGTCACCAGGTGGTCTACGTCGGCGACGTGGTCGGCACCGGTTCCTCGCGCAAGTCCGCCACCAACTCCGTGCTGTGGTTCTTCGGCGACGACATCCCCAACGTGCCGAACAAGCGCGCCGGCGGCTTCTGCTTCGGCGGCAAGATCGCGCCGATCTTCTTCAACACCATGGAAGATTCCGGCGCCCTGCCGGTCGAGATGGACGTCGAGAACCTCGAGATGGGTGACGTCATCGACGTCTACCCGTATGAAGGCAAGGTCTGCAAGCACGGCACCGACGAGGTGCTGACCACCTTCGAGCTCAAGACCCAGCTGCTGCTCGACGAGGCGCGCGCCGGCGGCCGTATCCCGCTGATCATCGGCCGCGGCCTGACCGCCAAGGCTCGCGAGTCCCTGGGCCTGGCCCCGTCCGACGTCTTCCGCCTGTCCGAGCAGCCGGCCGACACCGGCAAGGGCTTCACCCTGGCCCAGAAGATGGTCGGCAAGGCCTGCGGCATGGAAGGCGTGCGCCCGGGCATGTACTGCGAGCCGAAGATGACCACCGTGGGCTCCCAGGACACCACCGGTCCGATGACCCGCGACGAGCTCAAGGACCTGGCCTGCCTCGGTTTCCAGGCCGACCTGGTGATGCAGTCCTTCTGCCACACCAGCGCCTATCCGAAGCCGGTCGACGTGGAAACCCACCACACCCTGCCCGACTTCATCATGAACCGCGGCGGCGTCTCGCTGCGTCCGGGCGACGGCATCATCCACAGCTGGCTGAACCGCATGCTGCTGCCCGACACCGTGGGCACCGGCGGCGACTCCCACACCCGCTTCCCGATGGGCATCTCCTTCCCGGCGGGCTCCGGCCTGGTGGCCTTCGCCGCCGCCACCGGCGTGATGCCGCTGGACATGCCGGAATCCGTGCTGGTGCGCTTCAAGGGCCAGCGTCAGCCCGGCGTCACCCTGCGTGACCTGGTCCACGCCATCCCCTACTACGCCATCCAGCAGGGGCTGCTGACCGTCGAGAAGTCCGGCAAGAAGAACGCCTTCTCCGGCCGCGTGCTGGAAATCGAGGGCCTCGAGGACCTCACCGTCGAGCAGGCCTTCGAACTCTCCGACGCCTCCGCCGAGCGTTCCGCCGCCGGCTGCACCATCACCCTCTCCGAGGACAGCGTCAGCGAGTACCTGAAGTCCAACATCACCCTGCTCAAGTGGATGATCGCCAACGGCTATGGCGACGCGCGCACCATCGAGCGCCGCATCAAGGGCATGGAAGAGTGGCTCGAGAACCCGAGCCTGATGCGCGCCGACAAGGACGCCGAGTACGCCGAGGTGATCGAGATCGACCTCGACCAGCTCGACCAGCCGGTGCTGTGCGCCCCGAACGACCCGGACGACGCCCGCCTGCTCTCCGACGTGGCCGGCCAGTCCATCGACGAGGTGTTCATCGGCTCTTGCATGACCAACATCGGCCACTTCCGCGCCGCCGGCAAGCTGCTCGAGAAGCAGCCCGCAGGCAGCCTGAAGACCAAGCTGTGGCTGGCACCGCCGACCAAGATGGACCAGCACCAGCTGACCGAGGAAGGCTACTACGGCATCTACGGCCGCGCCGGCGCACGCATGGAAATGCCGGGCTGCTCGCTGTGCATGGGTAACCAGGCCCGCGTCGCCGCCAAGAGCACCGTGGTCTCCACCTCCACGCGCAACTTCCCCAACCGCCTGGGCGACGGCGCCGACGTCTTCCTGGCGTCCGCCGAGCTGGCCGCCGTGGCCGCGGTCGAGGGTCGCCTGCCGAGCGTCAGCGAATATCGCCGCTACATGAGCGAGTTCGACGCCATGGCCGGCGAGATCTATCGTTACATGAACTTCCACGAAATCGAGGAATTCCAGAAGGCCGCCTCGAACGTGATCCCGGTGAGCCAGGAAGCCTGA